A window of Neisseria canis contains these coding sequences:
- the lpdA gene encoding dihydrolipoyl dehydrogenase encodes MSQYDVVVIGAGPGGYIAAIRAAQLGFKTACIDAGLNKAGDAPALGGTCLNVGCIPSKALLQSSEHFHAAQHDFAEHGINIGSVKFDAEKMIERKDAIVSKLTGGIAFLFKKNKVDSIHGKGSFKGKSGDFYQIEVDNQGEKSLIEAKNVIVATGSVPRPLPQIAIDNVNVLDNEGALNLTKVPKKLGIIGAGVIGLEMGSVWKRVGSEVTILEVLPTFLAAADQQIAKEAFKYFTKEQNLDIQLGVKIGEIENKKQGVTINYETADGQAKTETFDKLIVSIGRIPSTNGLNTEAIGLEKDDRGFVKVDDECRTNLPNVWAIGDVVRGPMLAHKASEEGVAVAERIAGQKPHLDTNTIPFVIYTDPEIAWVGKTEEQLKAEGVEYKKGTSGFGANGRALGLGKAKGTVKILADAKTDRILGVHMVGPMVSELITEGVVGLEFKASSEDIARIIHAHPTLSEVLHEAALAVDKRALHG; translated from the coding sequence ATGTCTCAGTATGACGTTGTTGTAATTGGCGCTGGTCCTGGCGGCTATATCGCTGCCATTAGAGCTGCTCAGCTAGGTTTCAAAACTGCCTGTATTGATGCCGGTCTTAACAAAGCAGGTGATGCCCCTGCATTAGGCGGAACCTGTTTAAATGTGGGCTGTATTCCATCTAAGGCTCTTTTACAATCCAGCGAACATTTTCACGCTGCGCAACACGACTTCGCCGAGCACGGCATTAATATCGGCTCTGTAAAATTTGATGCCGAAAAAATGATTGAACGCAAAGATGCCATTGTTAGCAAACTTACCGGCGGTATTGCTTTCCTCTTCAAAAAAAATAAAGTCGACAGCATCCATGGTAAAGGCTCATTCAAAGGTAAGTCCGGCGATTTCTACCAAATCGAGGTAGATAACCAAGGCGAAAAAAGCTTAATCGAAGCCAAAAACGTTATCGTTGCTACCGGTTCAGTTCCCCGCCCTCTCCCTCAAATTGCTATAGACAACGTTAACGTATTGGACAATGAAGGTGCTTTAAACTTAACAAAAGTACCAAAAAAACTCGGTATCATCGGTGCCGGCGTTATCGGCTTAGAAATGGGTTCCGTATGGAAACGTGTGGGTTCAGAAGTTACCATCTTAGAAGTGCTTCCAACTTTCTTGGCCGCAGCAGACCAACAAATTGCTAAAGAAGCATTCAAATACTTTACTAAAGAGCAGAATCTGGATATCCAATTAGGCGTAAAAATCGGTGAAATTGAAAACAAAAAACAAGGTGTAACCATTAATTACGAAACTGCCGACGGCCAAGCCAAAACAGAAACTTTTGATAAACTCATCGTTTCAATTGGTCGTATTCCCAGTACCAACGGCTTAAACACAGAAGCGATTGGATTGGAAAAAGATGATCGCGGTTTTGTGAAGGTAGATGATGAATGCCGCACCAACCTGCCTAATGTCTGGGCGATTGGCGACGTTGTCCGCGGCCCGATGTTGGCTCATAAAGCCAGTGAAGAAGGCGTTGCAGTTGCAGAACGTATTGCCGGTCAAAAACCTCATTTAGATACCAATACTATTCCTTTCGTTATTTACACTGACCCTGAAATTGCTTGGGTAGGCAAAACCGAAGAACAGCTTAAAGCTGAAGGCGTAGAGTACAAAAAAGGAACATCTGGTTTCGGAGCCAATGGCCGCGCCTTAGGTTTGGGCAAAGCAAAAGGTACAGTAAAAATTCTTGCCGATGCAAAAACTGACCGTATTTTAGGTGTACATATGGTAGGCCCTATGGTTAGCGAACTAATAACCGAAGGCGTTGTAGGTTTAGAATTTAAAGCCTCAAGCGAAGACATCGCTCGAATCATTCATGCACACCCAACTTTATCCGAAGTATTGCATGAAGCCGCACTAGCAGTAGACAAACGCGCTTTGCATGGATGA
- the odhB gene encoding 2-oxoglutarate dehydrogenase complex dihydrolipoyllysine-residue succinyltransferase, which yields MIVEVNVPVFAESITEGTLLSWHKKVGESVARDEVLVDIETDKVVLEVPAPQAGVLVEIIVQDGETVETQQLLAKIDTEAAASAQETPAKEAAPAASEASAAPSSSSQAGVAMPAAAKLAAEKGVDINSVQGSGRDGRVLKEDVQNAAPSASKAAPTAPLPTGERPEQRVPMSRLRARVAERLLASQQENAILTTFNEVNMKPVMDLRNKYKEKFEKEHGVKLGFMSFFVKAAVAALKKFPVVNASVDGKDIVYHGYFDIGIAIGSPRGLVVPILRDADQMSIADIERAIVDYAVKAKDGKIAIEDLTGGTFSITNGGTFGSMMSTPIINPPQSAILGMHATKERAVVENGQVVVRPMMYLALSYDHRIIDGREAVLTLVTIKDLLEDPARLLLDL from the coding sequence ATGATTGTTGAAGTAAATGTTCCTGTATTTGCCGAAAGCATTACAGAAGGTACCCTATTATCTTGGCATAAAAAAGTTGGGGAATCTGTTGCCCGCGATGAAGTATTAGTAGATATCGAAACCGATAAGGTTGTGTTGGAAGTTCCCGCTCCCCAAGCAGGCGTGTTGGTAGAAATTATCGTGCAAGACGGTGAAACCGTTGAAACACAACAGCTTTTGGCTAAGATTGACACCGAAGCAGCTGCCTCAGCCCAAGAAACCCCTGCTAAAGAGGCTGCTCCAGCTGCTTCTGAAGCAAGTGCAGCTCCCTCTTCCTCTTCTCAAGCCGGTGTTGCCATGCCTGCTGCAGCTAAATTAGCCGCAGAAAAAGGCGTAGATATCAACAGCGTACAAGGTTCAGGTCGCGATGGCCGTGTTTTGAAAGAAGATGTACAAAATGCAGCTCCTTCAGCCTCTAAAGCCGCTCCTACCGCTCCATTGCCTACCGGTGAACGTCCGGAACAACGCGTTCCGATGAGCCGTTTGCGCGCCCGTGTTGCTGAACGTTTGCTGGCTTCTCAGCAAGAAAATGCAATCCTTACCACTTTCAACGAAGTTAACATGAAACCGGTAATGGATTTACGCAATAAATACAAAGAAAAATTTGAAAAAGAACATGGCGTAAAACTTGGCTTTATGTCTTTCTTCGTTAAAGCAGCCGTAGCAGCCTTGAAAAAATTCCCGGTTGTAAACGCTTCTGTTGACGGAAAAGATATCGTATATCACGGCTACTTCGATATCGGTATCGCTATCGGCAGCCCGCGAGGCTTAGTTGTACCTATTCTGCGTGATGCCGATCAAATGAGCATCGCCGATATTGAAAGAGCGATTGTCGATTACGCAGTAAAAGCCAAAGACGGCAAAATCGCTATCGAAGATTTAACTGGCGGCACATTCAGCATTACCAATGGCGGCACTTTCGGTTCTATGATGTCCACCCCCATTATCAACCCTCCTCAATCTGCCATTTTAGGTATGCATGCAACAAAAGAGCGTGCCGTAGTAGAAAACGGCCAAGTTGTCGTACGTCCTATGATGTATTTGGCTCTATCCTACGATCACCGAATCATCGACGGTCGCGAAGCCGTGTTAACACTTGTTACCATTAAAGACCTGCTAGAAGATCCTGCACGTTTGTTGCTTGATTTATAA
- a CDS encoding 2-oxoglutarate dehydrogenase E1 component — translation MMDEQQSFSYLFGSNAPYIEELYENYLNDPDSVNDHWKQYFSQLAAQPGAVDRDVAHRPIQESFANLAKQKATAAIAGGLDENLLKKQVGVLRLMSAYRIQGVGAAQLDPLNRMPPRNLDALDPKFHGLSDADMAVRFSVGEGDFSGDDKMTLSDIVSKLKQTYCGHIGVEYMYIANTEERRWIRNYFEGTLSTPSFSTEQKRYILKQVTAAETLERYLHTKYVGQKRFSVEGGESSIAGLNYLIQNAGKDGVEEVIIGMAHRGRLNVLVNTLGKKPSDLFAEFEGKSEITLPSGDVKYHMGFSSDIATPNGPMHVSLAFNPSHLEIVNPVVEGSTRAKQRRRGEHGQEQVLPVLIHGDSAFIGLGVNQATFNLSKTRGYTTGGTIHLVINNQIGFTTSDIRDVRSTVYCTDIAKMVEAPVFHVNGDDPEAVCFVIQAALDYRKQFKKDVVIDLVCYRKLGHNEGDDPTLTQPMMYKKVSQHPGTRALYADKLINEGVVTKEEADGYIQTYRDALDKGEHVEQTRLTDYESKHRIDWSKYKSTDWRESVETGLPAADIKRLTDKFTEIPDNFALHNTIKRVIDSRKAMASGDQSIDWGMAETLAYASLVTNGIGVRISGEDSGRGTFSHRHAVFHDQNREKSDGGTYIPLRNMSEGQASFSVIDSILNEEAVMAYEYGYACSAPNKLVIWEAQFGDFANGAQVVIDQFISSGETKWGRLCGLTTILPHGYDGQGPEHSSARLERWLQLCSEENMQIVMLSEASQMFHVLRRQALRSLRRPLVIFMSKRLLRFKDSMSPLENFTENSEFRPLIGDVVQRKDNNSVKRIILCAGQVYYDLAAAREERKLLDDIAIVRVEQLYPFPYEEIQAELAKYPNAKEVMWAQEEPRNQGAFHQIRHRIERVLNDSQKLSYAGRPTSASPAVGYMSKHVAQLKQLVDDAMNLN, via the coding sequence ATGATGGATGAACAACAAAGTTTTTCATATCTGTTTGGTTCCAATGCTCCCTATATTGAAGAGCTTTATGAGAACTATCTTAACGACCCGGACTCTGTTAACGATCATTGGAAGCAATATTTCTCTCAACTAGCAGCCCAGCCAGGTGCCGTTGATCGTGATGTTGCTCATAGACCGATTCAAGAATCTTTTGCTAATTTGGCAAAACAAAAAGCCACCGCAGCCATTGCAGGCGGCCTAGATGAAAACCTGCTGAAAAAACAAGTCGGTGTATTACGTTTGATGTCTGCTTACCGCATTCAAGGTGTGGGTGCCGCACAACTTGATCCGCTCAACCGCATGCCTCCTCGTAATCTTGATGCGCTTGACCCCAAATTTCATGGTTTGAGCGACGCCGACATGGCTGTGCGTTTCAGCGTTGGTGAAGGTGATTTTTCCGGCGACGACAAAATGACCTTGTCTGACATCGTCAGCAAGCTCAAACAAACCTATTGCGGGCATATCGGCGTAGAGTATATGTATATTGCCAACACCGAAGAGCGCCGCTGGATTCGTAATTATTTTGAAGGAACATTATCCACCCCCTCTTTCAGCACTGAACAAAAACGCTATATCTTAAAACAAGTTACTGCCGCTGAAACGCTAGAGCGTTATCTACACACCAAATATGTAGGCCAAAAACGTTTTTCTGTTGAAGGTGGAGAAAGCTCAATCGCAGGTTTGAATTACCTTATCCAAAATGCCGGCAAAGACGGTGTGGAAGAAGTCATCATCGGCATGGCTCACCGCGGCCGTTTAAATGTGTTGGTTAACACTTTAGGCAAAAAACCGAGCGACCTGTTTGCAGAATTCGAAGGTAAGTCTGAAATCACTTTGCCAAGCGGTGATGTGAAATATCATATGGGCTTCAGCTCCGACATTGCTACACCGAATGGTCCTATGCACGTTTCTTTGGCATTCAACCCTTCGCATTTGGAAATTGTAAATCCGGTAGTAGAAGGCTCTACTCGCGCCAAACAACGCCGTCGTGGTGAACATGGCCAAGAACAGGTTCTTCCTGTTTTGATCCATGGTGACTCCGCATTTATCGGTTTAGGTGTTAACCAAGCGACATTCAACCTCTCGAAAACTCGCGGTTATACTACTGGCGGCACCATTCATTTGGTCATCAACAACCAAATCGGCTTTACTACATCAGATATACGAGACGTACGTTCTACCGTTTACTGTACGGATATTGCGAAAATGGTGGAAGCGCCTGTATTCCATGTAAACGGAGACGATCCGGAAGCTGTGTGTTTTGTTATTCAAGCGGCTTTAGATTACCGCAAACAATTCAAAAAAGATGTGGTTATTGATTTGGTATGTTATCGCAAACTCGGTCACAATGAAGGCGACGATCCTACATTGACACAACCGATGATGTACAAAAAAGTCAGCCAACATCCCGGTACCCGTGCTTTATACGCAGATAAATTGATTAACGAAGGTGTTGTAACCAAAGAAGAAGCTGACGGCTATATCCAAACATATCGTGACGCTTTGGATAAAGGTGAACATGTAGAACAAACCCGTTTGACCGACTATGAAAGCAAACACCGTATCGACTGGTCGAAATATAAAAGTACCGACTGGCGTGAGAGCGTTGAAACCGGATTACCCGCAGCCGATATTAAGCGCTTAACAGATAAATTTACCGAAATACCCGACAACTTTGCTTTACACAATACCATCAAGCGGGTTATTGACTCCCGCAAAGCAATGGCTTCCGGCGACCAGTCGATTGATTGGGGTATGGCCGAAACTTTAGCTTATGCAAGTTTGGTTACCAATGGCATCGGTGTCCGTATCTCAGGTGAAGACTCCGGCCGCGGCACATTCTCGCACCGCCATGCAGTATTCCACGATCAAAACCGTGAAAAATCAGATGGCGGCACCTATATCCCTCTGCGCAATATGAGTGAAGGCCAGGCAAGTTTTTCCGTTATTGATTCAATCCTTAACGAAGAAGCAGTAATGGCTTACGAGTACGGCTACGCATGCTCTGCACCTAATAAACTCGTTATCTGGGAAGCCCAATTCGGTGACTTTGCCAATGGTGCGCAAGTAGTTATCGATCAATTTATCTCTTCCGGCGAGACCAAATGGGGACGCTTGTGCGGCTTAACGACCATTCTGCCTCACGGTTATGACGGACAAGGCCCAGAGCACTCTTCTGCGCGCTTGGAGCGTTGGCTGCAATTATGCTCGGAAGAAAACATGCAAATTGTTATGCTTTCTGAAGCCTCTCAAATGTTCCATGTTTTGAGACGCCAAGCTTTAAGATCGCTTCGCAGACCGCTTGTTATCTTTATGTCCAAACGCTTACTGCGTTTCAAAGATTCCATGAGTCCGCTGGAAAACTTTACCGAGAATTCCGAATTCCGCCCGCTTATTGGCGACGTGGTTCAACGTAAAGACAATAACAGTGTAAAACGCATTATCCTGTGCGCAGGCCAAGTGTATTATGATTTGGCTGCCGCTCGAGAAGAGCGTAAGCTGCTTGACGACATCGCTATCGTCCGTGTCGAACAGCTTTATCCTTTCCCATATGAAGAAATTCAAGCCGAACTGGCTAAATATCCGAATGCAAAAGAAGTTATGTGGGCGCAGGAAGAACCACGCAATCAAGGTGCTTTCCATCAAATTCGCCACCGTATTGAACGCGTACTAAATGACTCACAAAAACTGTCTTATGCAGGACGTCCAACTAGCGCTTCACCAGCTGTTGGCTATATGAGCAAACATGTGGCCCAGCTCAAACAGCTAGTCGACGACGCAATGAACCTGAATTAA